In Nonomuraea sp. NBC_00507, the following are encoded in one genomic region:
- a CDS encoding alpha/beta fold hydrolase yields the protein MNRHALVFGASGFIGRHVILALDQTGVRVTAATRDSRSFARLSGWLAAHGCRAAVDGVRVSFDAPALIDGDADDVTEIYNCAGAYRFGMTVAEARRANVDSVRAIVSFAARLPRLRRLVHVSGYRVGGQDPATVPWSDELVRQVYQRVGAYEGSKMEADAVLRALADQLGVPWSIVNPSSVIGVSTSGESDQQLGLAATLKEIWRGSVAALPGDARTFVPVIPVDYLARFMTLLPEDPAAARAAFWILDDDTPPLPDLLSLVGRHYQVKVPRLRVPVPVIRRLPAALTKADPETLTFMSSDRYPTGPAREFAGRHRLELPDTVESILRWADHLAAHRFGAASAEGPARRFTRHAGVRTFGIGDPGAPVLVLPGLPVNADTWAPVAAALGHARVVDLPGLGLSAGRPRDLPAWLAALVEETGPAHLVGHSLGAAAALEAGLARPDRVEQLTLVSPFFLQAGAPFATRLAPLTRLYLRRARPGALSRLLTGDTSHADQLASSAEDLRRARVAAHVAQLLSAAGRERWRRDLRAKLGRYPGRVHVIVGSEDPLSGEGRALVDTLGPRASVSTIAGVGHHPQLTHGEELARTIREHALGPHISADGGGSGWRGLPR from the coding sequence GTGAACCGGCATGCGCTCGTGTTCGGGGCCTCCGGGTTCATCGGCCGCCATGTGATCCTCGCGCTGGACCAGACCGGTGTCCGGGTCACCGCGGCCACGCGGGACAGCAGGTCCTTCGCCAGGCTGAGCGGCTGGCTCGCCGCGCACGGATGCCGGGCCGCCGTGGACGGCGTACGCGTCAGCTTCGACGCGCCGGCGTTGATCGACGGTGACGCGGACGACGTCACCGAGATCTACAACTGCGCGGGGGCCTACCGGTTCGGGATGACGGTAGCGGAGGCGCGTCGCGCCAACGTCGACAGCGTCAGGGCGATCGTGTCCTTCGCCGCGCGCTTGCCGCGCCTGCGGCGGCTCGTGCACGTCTCGGGCTACCGCGTGGGAGGCCAGGACCCCGCGACGGTGCCGTGGAGCGACGAGCTCGTCCGGCAGGTCTACCAGCGCGTCGGCGCCTACGAGGGGTCCAAGATGGAGGCGGACGCCGTCCTGCGGGCCCTCGCCGATCAGCTGGGCGTGCCCTGGTCCATCGTCAACCCGTCCAGTGTGATCGGGGTCAGCACGAGCGGAGAGTCCGATCAGCAGCTCGGTCTTGCCGCGACCCTGAAGGAGATCTGGCGAGGCTCGGTCGCGGCCCTGCCGGGCGACGCGCGGACGTTCGTCCCTGTGATCCCCGTGGACTATCTGGCTCGATTCATGACGCTGCTCCCTGAGGACCCGGCCGCCGCGCGAGCCGCGTTCTGGATCCTGGACGACGACACTCCGCCGCTGCCGGATCTTCTCTCGCTCGTGGGCCGGCACTATCAGGTCAAGGTCCCGCGGCTGAGGGTCCCCGTGCCGGTGATCCGGCGGCTGCCCGCCGCGCTGACCAAAGCGGACCCGGAGACGCTGACCTTCATGTCCTCCGACCGCTATCCCACGGGGCCCGCCCGCGAGTTCGCCGGACGTCACAGACTCGAGCTCCCCGACACCGTCGAGTCGATCCTGCGATGGGCCGACCACCTGGCCGCCCACCGGTTCGGGGCCGCGTCCGCCGAGGGACCGGCGCGGCGGTTCACCCGGCACGCGGGCGTGCGGACGTTCGGAATCGGCGACCCGGGCGCGCCGGTCCTGGTGCTGCCCGGTCTTCCCGTCAACGCCGACACCTGGGCGCCGGTCGCCGCCGCGCTCGGCCACGCGCGCGTGGTGGACCTTCCCGGCCTCGGCCTCAGCGCGGGCCGTCCCCGGGACCTGCCCGCGTGGCTGGCCGCGCTGGTCGAGGAGACCGGCCCTGCGCACCTGGTCGGCCACTCCCTCGGGGCCGCCGCGGCGCTCGAGGCCGGACTGGCGCGCCCGGATCGCGTCGAGCAGCTCACTCTGGTGTCGCCCTTCTTCCTGCAGGCCGGCGCCCCGTTCGCCACGCGCCTGGCCCCGCTCACCCGTCTTTACCTCCGCCGGGCACGTCCCGGCGCCCTGTCACGGCTGCTCACCGGGGACACGTCCCATGCGGACCAGCTCGCGTCCAGCGCCGAGGACCTGCGCCGGGCCCGCGTTGCCGCCCACGTGGCGCAGCTCCTGTCCGCCGCCGGCCGCGAACGATGGCGGCGGGACCTTCGAGCCAAGCTCGGCCGTTACCCGGGCCGCGTCCACGTGATCGTCGGGTCCGAGGACCCGCTGTCCGGCGAAGGCCGGGCGCTGGTGGACACGCTCGGCCCGCGGGCGAGCGTGTCCACGATCGCCGGGGTGGGCCACCACCCGCAGCTCACCCACGGCGAGGAACTCGCCCGGACGATCCGGGAGCACGCCCTCGGGCCTCACATCAGCGCCGACGGCGGCGGGAGCGGGTGGCGAGGGCTCCCGCGATGA
- a CDS encoding TetR/AcrR family transcriptional regulator, whose product MVTDKGARTTARLTESMLELIQARGYSGTGLNTVVEHAQAPKGSLYFHFPEGKEALGEKAVELAAEQFRRLVTDMAAEAASPGDVLRRVVDVLAGILTGNDYRLGCPVSVVTLEMGAHSERLRTACAAAFESWIAPMTDHLAGRGHARATARAMATTVVSTLEGAVIMSRARRDVEALRNAALVLGALLDQPPAEEETS is encoded by the coding sequence ATGGTCACTGACAAGGGAGCGCGGACGACCGCGCGCCTGACGGAGTCGATGCTCGAACTGATCCAGGCCCGCGGCTACAGCGGCACGGGCCTCAACACGGTGGTGGAGCACGCTCAGGCCCCCAAGGGGTCGCTCTACTTCCACTTCCCCGAGGGCAAGGAGGCGTTGGGCGAGAAGGCCGTCGAGCTGGCCGCCGAGCAGTTCCGCAGGCTCGTGACCGACATGGCGGCGGAGGCCGCGAGCCCAGGGGACGTGCTCCGGCGCGTCGTCGACGTGCTGGCGGGCATCCTCACCGGCAACGACTACCGGCTCGGCTGCCCGGTCTCGGTGGTCACGTTGGAGATGGGGGCGCACAGCGAGCGCCTGCGCACGGCCTGCGCGGCCGCCTTCGAATCGTGGATCGCCCCGATGACCGACCACCTCGCCGGCCGCGGCCACGCGCGTGCGACGGCACGTGCCATGGCCACCACCGTCGTCAGCACGCTGGAGGGCGCGGTGATCATGTCCAGGGCCCGGCGCGACGTGGAGGCGTTGCGCAACGCCGCTCTGGTTCTCGGCGCACTTCTCGACCAGCCGCCCGCCGAAGAGGAGACCTCGTGA
- a CDS encoding ATP-binding cassette domain-containing protein has protein sequence MTPQATRSEGPRMTPPPLLGVRDLTVRYPARGRRTPPVLAVDHVSFTVPHGETLALVGGSGSGKSSIAAAVLMLRRPESGSVRFDGHELTGLDERALRRLRPALQPVFQDPYGSLSPRLRVHDTIAEPLRVQGRWDPLTGPARVAELLDLVRLDGSLARRRPHELSGGQCQRVGIARALACDPRLLVLDEPVSALDPSVRAGIVNLLADLRDELGLSQLFIAHDLALVRHVARHQVAVLHHGRIVESGPADRVWDAPAHPYTRELLAAARLTP, from the coding sequence ATGACGCCGCAGGCCACGCGATCGGAGGGCCCCCGCATGACGCCGCCGCCCCTGTTGGGCGTCCGCGACCTCACCGTCCGGTATCCAGCGCGCGGCCGCCGTACGCCGCCGGTCCTCGCGGTGGACCACGTCTCCTTCACCGTGCCGCACGGCGAGACCCTGGCCCTCGTCGGCGGCTCGGGATCGGGCAAGTCGAGCATCGCCGCCGCCGTCCTCATGCTGCGAAGACCCGAGAGCGGGTCGGTGCGGTTCGACGGCCACGAGCTGACCGGGCTCGACGAGCGCGCCCTGCGCCGGCTGCGGCCCGCGCTGCAACCCGTCTTCCAGGACCCCTACGGCTCGCTCAGCCCTCGCTTGCGCGTGCACGACACGATCGCCGAGCCGCTGCGCGTCCAGGGACGCTGGGATCCGCTGACCGGACCGGCCCGCGTCGCGGAGCTGCTCGACCTCGTACGCCTCGACGGCTCACTCGCCCGCCGCAGACCGCACGAGCTGTCCGGCGGCCAGTGCCAGCGCGTCGGCATCGCCCGTGCGCTCGCCTGCGACCCTAGGCTCCTGGTGCTGGACGAGCCCGTGTCCGCGCTCGATCCGTCCGTACGGGCCGGGATCGTCAACCTCCTCGCCGACCTGCGGGACGAGCTGGGGCTCAGCCAGTTGTTCATCGCCCACGACCTGGCCCTCGTCCGGCACGTGGCCCGCCACCAGGTCGCGGTGCTGCACCACGGCCGGATCGTCGAATCCGGCCCGGCCGATCGCGTCTGGGACGCGCCCGCCCACCCCTACACCCGAGAGCTCCTCGCTGCCGCCCGCCTCACGCCATGA
- a CDS encoding ABC transporter ATP-binding protein, with the protein MTGAQPLLRVRDLRIAGPDAELVRGLSFEVDHGETVAVVGESGAGKSLTARAVLGLLSPGLRVSGSVRLDGRELRGAPERRYRQVRGRRVAFVPQDALSVLSPVHTVGDQLALAARSVRRLSRRAAAERAVAALERAGIPDAARRARAYPHEFSGGMRQRVVIAMATVNEPALIVADEPTTALDPVVQDRILRMLGEPREGTRPGLLLVTHDLAVAAAHADRVLVMYAGRLVESGPVGPVLRRPRSPYTGGLLASLPGRAATGRRLPSIGGFPPRTGALPPGCAFAPRCPAAADECRQREPQPHEAGDERLVACHRVGDLPDPVSELFEEPA; encoded by the coding sequence ATGACGGGCGCCCAACCGCTGCTGCGCGTGCGCGACCTGCGCATCGCCGGTCCGGACGCCGAGCTCGTCCGCGGCCTGTCCTTCGAAGTGGACCACGGCGAGACGGTGGCCGTCGTCGGCGAGTCCGGCGCGGGCAAGTCGCTCACCGCGCGCGCCGTGCTCGGGCTGCTGTCACCCGGCCTGCGCGTCTCCGGCAGCGTACGCCTGGACGGGCGGGAACTGCGTGGAGCGCCGGAGCGCCGCTACCGGCAGGTTCGAGGCCGACGCGTGGCCTTCGTGCCGCAGGACGCGCTGTCGGTGCTCAGCCCCGTGCACACCGTCGGCGACCAGCTCGCCCTGGCCGCGAGATCGGTGCGCCGGCTGAGCCGCAGGGCCGCGGCGGAACGGGCGGTGGCCGCGCTGGAGCGGGCCGGCATCCCCGACGCGGCCCGGCGGGCGCGTGCCTACCCGCACGAGTTCTCCGGCGGGATGCGGCAGCGGGTCGTGATCGCCATGGCCACCGTCAACGAACCCGCCCTCATCGTCGCCGACGAGCCGACCACGGCGCTGGATCCGGTGGTCCAGGATCGCATCCTGCGCATGCTGGGGGAGCCGCGCGAGGGCACGCGGCCGGGGCTGCTGCTGGTCACGCACGATCTGGCGGTGGCCGCCGCGCACGCGGACCGGGTGCTGGTCATGTACGCGGGGCGGCTGGTCGAGTCCGGCCCGGTCGGCCCGGTGCTGCGCCGCCCCCGCAGCCCTTACACCGGCGGGCTCCTCGCCTCCCTGCCAGGGCGGGCCGCGACGGGCCGGCGGCTGCCGTCGATCGGCGGCTTCCCACCGCGGACCGGCGCGCTGCCGCCAGGGTGCGCCTTCGCGCCCCGCTGCCCGGCCGCCGCCGACGAGTGCCGGCAGCGGGAGCCGCAGCCGCACGAAGCCGGCGACGAGCGGCTGGTCGCCTGCCACCGGGTCGGCGACCTGCCGGATCCGGTGAGCGAGCTGTTCGAGGAGCCGGCATGA